The Deinococcus reticulitermitis sequence GACGCGGCTGTACTCCGAGCGCGACATCGAGCACCTGCGCGAGATCCGTCGCCTGACCCAGGAACTCGGCGTCAACCTCGCCGGCGTCGAGGAGATCATGCGCCTGCGTTTCGAACTCGACGCCTCGCGCACGCGGCTCGAGGGCAATGTCCGGCGTATTCAGGACGACATCACCGAGCGCATGACGAAATGGCGCACCCTGCCGGCCCCGGAAATGCCCGGGGAGACGCCGGACGACGAGCGCGGTGGGGAAGGGGACCGAGAGCCGTGAGCGCCGGCACGTCCGGGCGGTCCCGCGCCAGGCCGCTGTGGGTCGTCGGTGACGTCCACGGCGCGCTCCCCAAGCTCAAGACCCTCCTGCGGGGCGCAGAACTGCTCGGGGCGCAGGACGAGTGGACGGGAGGAGACGCGCACCTCGCCTTTCTGGGCGACTACCTCGACCGGGGGCCAGACGGGCTCGGGGTGGTGCGGCTCGTCCGGGCGCTGGAGGCGCAGGCGCCGCAGTCCGGTGGACAGGTCACGGCGCTGCTCGGCAACCATGAGGTGATGTTCCTTGCCGCCGCGCGCTTCGGCCCGCGTCACCCGTCAGACCCCCTCGGCCTGCACGAGTACTGGCTCGGCAACGGTGGGCGCCCGCAGGACCTCGGTGGCCTGACCCCGGAAGACGAGGCGTGGCTGCTCGCGCGCCCGGCCCTCGCCCGCGCCGGCCCCTGGCTGTTCGCCCACGCCGACTCGCTGTTCTATCTGGACCTGGGGGGCAACGTGGAGGAGGTCAACCGCGCTCTGGCCGAGCGGCTC is a genomic window containing:
- a CDS encoding metallophosphoesterase, giving the protein MSAGTSGRSRARPLWVVGDVHGALPKLKTLLRGAELLGAQDEWTGGDAHLAFLGDYLDRGPDGLGVVRLVRALEAQAPQSGGQVTALLGNHEVMFLAAARFGPRHPSDPLGLHEYWLGNGGRPQDLGGLTPEDEAWLLARPALARAGPWLFAHADSLFYLDLGGNVEEVNRALAERLGSPDPEVWAALANAFVDRLNFVRAGGAEQAQRLLTACGGRRLVHGHSPVPLLLREGGPALSGDPDLPLLYAGGLCLGVDSAMAYLRHAGFIARLGEATAEEVVMIAPQLARRG